The Aspergillus fumigatus Af293 chromosome 3, whole genome shotgun sequence region ACCTATCTCAGCAATTTTCTGATTTCTAAAGTTAGACTATGAGGCCAAAAATCCGCCCAATTGCCATCAACCGGTCTCGTGGCGCAATGGTAGCGCGTTAGTTTCCGGTACTAAAGGCTGTGCGTTCGAATCGCACCGGGATCGTTTCTTTTTTATCTCGTTTTTGAATCACCATGTTCTATTCTAGTTGGTGTCAATTTCCATTGACCAGACACATATTTATGTGGATggttgtacggagtagaccatTCGCTTTTCTATTATAGGCTATACGCTACTCTTGCGTCTGCCATAGATCTAATGCTTCCAGCCTAAAAAATGGCGCCTGCTCTTCAGGTCGCACTAATATGGAATCTGCCGGTGGTACCACTCCATTAGAAACTCAACCTGCTCCCTCTTGGCAATGGGCACATTAGCAAACGCATTGCCAAGTTCCATAACCACCTGGGTGCCATTCGGGCTATTAGGACTCCAGTGCGGTAACACTCCCTTGCCCTTATAAGAGCCTCCCTTGTTAGGATCCAATGTCTTTGCAAAGTTGGCCCAGTAGGCGGACATCTTCTCCTGGATCTCATAGTCTGCTTCGGTGAAAGGATACTGATCGGCATTGGCGTATAGAGCGTTCAGGGCGTACATGATCTCCGACTGATGAAAGGCGCCTTGGTTCTGGCCGGGCGGGGCGTGGGTCCAGTAGTAAGTGTAGAACGGGGCGGATGCGGCCTTGTACCACTCGGTGGCGTAGGCCCATGAACCGACAAGGGAGGCGTCGCGGGCCGCGGCGTTCCAGGATTGATCAGCGGTGCTTTGGTTGCCGTTGTCCGGGTACAGCTTGATGTAGCGGTTGTAGAGGTCGCCGTATTTGTGCGAGGTGTAGTTCTCGTATTCCTCCACGGTGTAGTTGGTGGAGGGGGATGCGCCCGACTCGTCCTTTGTGTTGCCTGTGATGACGGGGACATCGTTGGCTGGTCCATTGAGGAGCGTCTCGATGTACTTGGAGGGAAGGACATAGTTGTCGAGGACAGGCTTGAAGATCAGGGGGTAGCCAGCGGACAGGGCAGTGACCCAGGAGATCCAAGTGCTGTTGACACGGTCCTGCGAGCCGaccagcagctcctccatgGACAATGTCCGCAATTCGGCGATGCTAGAGGCATTATGGGCAGCCATGTAGTCGGCACCGTGGATAAGAGCCGTGGACATGTTGACATAAGAGGTCGCGAGACCAGCCAGCAGTGGGTCATATGGGTATCGGATGCCGGACTGAGAGATTCCACCATGGAAGTAACCTTTGAACAGTGGACTGTTCACAGCATGATACACCTGGGAAGAGCCAAAGGACTGACCAGCCACTACCACCCGGTCAGGGTCACCACCGAAGTCGgcgatgttcttcttcaccCATTTCAGCACCTCAAGTTGGTCGAGAACACCATAGTTCCCGGATGTATTGTGACCAGTGACTGCCAGACCCTCTGCATTCAGATCCGGATGCGCCAGGTATCCGAACACATCATCTCTGCGATTGAAGGTAATGAGGATGACATCCTTCAAGGCCATCCCGCCGCCATACCACCAGGACTGATCGCTGGTCTCATCCGAGCCCTGGTTCCAGACCATGACAGGCAGCTTAGCATCCGCGGAGCCGGCATTCGTCCATAGATTCAGACTCAGGCAATCTTCGCTGATGTAGCTGGACTCACCGGTGGGACAACGAGGGCCAAACCTGGTGGCTTTCAAAGTTTCATTCCACGGTTCGCGTGGCTGAGGGGGTTTCCAGCGGTTTTGATAACCGGTATCCGCGGCAAAGGGAATGCCTAAGAAAGCCGTCACATTGGACTCCGAGACTCCAAAGAATCTCTCAAGCGTAGACTCGTTGAAGTACTTGAAGCCTTGGACTGGGCCATAGTTGGTCTGAATGATTTGGTTCCAGAGCTGGGCCTGGGCGACTGCAGTACCTAGGGCTATTAAGGCGAGGCCCTTGAACGCGAATGGGGGCATGGTATCCTTAGAAGAACACTTGCGGCTCAGAATGAGGAGTGATGGTAAAGGCAATGCGAGAGAGAAGTTCTGGCGGGAACTTCTTCAATATAAATACACCTGCTGGTAGCATAATATGGCACATCAGAAGACTCCACTCCGAAGGTCCAATGAGCCACTCGACCTTGATTGCATGATAGATGTGTGAAGAAAGGCATCTTCGCCCGAGCCTCCACATGTAACTGATTATAGGAAGAACCGGATGCATAGCGGCACCAGATAGATCCCTGTCCCAGCTGGAGAGACGAAGCGATGTTCGACTACGTAACCTCAAGTCGTcatcttgttgatcaaaAGGCCTCTGGGCTAGGGACTAGTCACGATTCGTAATGTCATAGTACCCCGAGGCATAGTACAGGATGTCAGGCACCTACTTCGCAGAGCACCAAACCATGCAGGCCTCATGCGTTTCAGGGGACACCGACTGACGACAACATAGAGACCGTCCAAGCCACGCGTTCCGTCCAATGTGGCGGTAGGAGGGGAAACAATAGTTTGCCCAAACGCGAGATTTCAATCATCCTCAACAGTCGCTCAATATATCCGACAAGTAGACTAAATCTCGGTGATTATCGCTCAATCAGGGAATCTCGTGCGACAAGCCCCCCACAAGGTAATGTCGACCGAGACATATGTCTATCAATCAGGCGTAGAAGACTCTCGATCTTGGTCAGCTAGTCAATTAGGCAATGATTTGGAGCATGATTCGCATCTCGGCTAGCTGGTGTAGACCAAGGTCCTCAAGGTGCGTTCGCCTCAGTGACTTTTGGCGGATATTAGTATAGGCATAAAGAACTGTCCCAAGAAGGGTCCTGATGGGGTTGATAACACTCTGGAATTAGAGAGGCGAGCTGTTCGCTTGTAGacgggaagaagaaagaggaagacagAGATCCTGTTGTCGATGGACTAACGCTCTAAATATCTACGTATAGAAATAAATTATCTGACAATTTGTATAGAATCGGGTCTCGTGGCGCAATGGTAGCGCATTAGTTTCCGGTACTAAAGGTTGTGCGTTCGAGTCGCACCGGGATCGCAtctttttttgcttttcctcctcccttaCCAAGTTTCTTTAGCCACCAAGCATAACGTCTTTTTTTGCCTTACGGGAGAGGCTTTTATCACTATGCTATAGTAATGCTCGATTGGAGTTGATTTCCAAACCGACAATGCTGAATTCCTTTGTTCCGACTCCCGGGCGTTTTCGTATTCGGCATCTTATCCGGTTGAGTCAGTCGCATCCAATGGCTGAGGCAACTATATATTGAAGCTGCTCAGGACCCACTGGATCAAACGATGCGATATACGAGTGCAGAATGCGGACATGTGTACATTGATCCTCTCGCAGCGACGACTGTCGACAATAGCGTCAAGGATCAGAAGTCGATATAGAAGCCTGCAGAGCCTACAAAGCCTACATACACCTGCATACAACATGGCTTCGGCACAGTCGGAAAGCCAGTCCGTCCCGGACAGGACATCCTTCACAGCAAGAGACAGCGTGGAGTATATCTGGAAGCACCTCGGGCTCCCCGCCGAGTCGCTAGATGCTCTCGATCTAAAGGGCAGCGGACCGGGTCTCCCCTCGTCTTTCAAGATAGCTGACCTCGCGCAAGCATCCGTCGGGCTCTCTGCCCTCCTCGCGGCGCAGATATATGCCCTCCGGACGGCCTCCCCAGTCCCCACTGTCACGGTACCCCGCCAGCACGCCATCATCGAATTCAAGTCCGAGAGACTATACACGCTCGCGGGGCAACCCGCCCAAAACCTCTGGGGCCCCCTCAGCGGCCTCCACAAAACCTCCGACGGCCATGTCCGCGTCCACGACGGCTTCCCCAACCACAGCAACGGCGCGAAAGCCGTCCTGCGCTGCCCACCATCCGCCGACCGCGCGGCCGTCAGCTCCGCCATCGCCCCCTGGCGCTCCGTCGACCTCGAAACTGCCGCCTTCGACGCCGGCTGCGTCATCTCCGCCCTGAGATCCTACGCTCAGTGGGACGCCACCCCGCAAGCCCGCGCCGTCGCCGacctccccatcctcctccgccgcatcGGCGACGCTCCCCCGGGTCTACCGCCGTCCATGCGCAGCGCACCCACAGACAAGTGCCTGCGCGGACTCCGCGTCCTCGAACTCTCCCGCGTCATCGCCACCCCGCTCTCCGGTAAGACCCTCGCCGCCCACGGCGCAGACGTCCTCTGGGTCACGTCTCCCAACCTTCCCGACCTACCCCCCATCGACCGGGAATTCGGCCGCGGGAAACGCACCATCCAGATCGATCTGGACGCAGCAGAAGGGGAGGCAGAGCTGTGGCGGCTGATCGACGACGCGCACGTCTTCGTACAGGGTTTCCGGCCGGGAGCTCTCGCAGCAAGGGGATTCTCCCCGGAAACGCTGGCGGCGCGGGCGGCGGCGCAGGGCAGGGGGATCGTCTGCACGAACCTCTCGGCGTACGGTCCAACGGGTCCATGGCGGGCACGTCGCGGCTTCGACTCGCTGGTGCAGACGTGTTCCGGGATGAACGTGTCCGAGGCGGAGCACTACGGCGCTGGGGAGGCGGGGCGCGCGGCGCCGTGCCAGGTGCTGGATCATGCGGCGGGGTATTTCCTAGCGGCGGGGGTGGAGGCGGCGGTGTATCGGCAGGCTACTGAAGGGGGATCGTGGGTCGTGGATGTGTCGTTGGCGGGGGTGATGAAGTATCTGCGGTCGCTGGGGCAGTATGAGGGGAGAACGGGGTTCGACGAGGGGCGGGATTATGTGTCTCTGGCGGATGTGCCAGAAGGATACCTGGAGACGAGGCAGACGGGGTTTGGGGAGATGACGTTTGTGAGGCATTCGGCTGCGGTGGAGGGGGTCGAGGTGGGGTGGGATGTTATGCCTAAGCCTTTGGGGTCGGATGAGAAGAGGTGGTTGTTGTAATCATTGTACCAGTGGCTATCAGAACTCTGCTCCACGACGCGGTCCATGATGTTCATGGGATTGGTTCCCGTGGTCTATAACAGATCTGCAGCACGATGGCAGACAGTCAATGATGCTATCCTTGAGCTGAGCGAAATAATAAATTGAACACATGCACATTGGTATATACGAATACAAAGCGGGGGACAAAGCCGAGACGATtgaatgacaatgacaagAAGAGTTAGCGGTCTGACACGAAACATGGACATGAGGAGATCAGGAAATGAATCCGGTTAAAAGACATCTACTACCAAACGACGCCCAACCCCGAGCTCCACGATACCACCGCGCAGTTTGACCAGCAAAGCAGCACGGGATAAAACGTAGGTCTCTGAAACACCAGCGGCAAAAAGAGCATTAAGGGGGAGTAAGGACATGGGACATCCCTTGCTTAGGGAaccgaggacgagatcgTTTTGCAACGCAGGGCTAATTGACCGGCTGGTATCCCTTGTGTTTCCACTCGCTCTGCTTCCAATCGTTCTGGAAAGTGCTCATTTCGGTGCGTTCATTGGCCCACTTGGCATCCTCGAGCGCGTGCTCGAGACGGCCCTTCTTGCGCTgtgcgatgaagaagaagatgaaccCGGCGAGCAAGGCGGCGCCAACGCATCCGGCCCCGATGTATACACCGGCCTTGGCCCCGGTCGGGAGTTCGGCCCACTTCTCGGACAAAGATTTTGGTGGGTTTTGGATGGCATTGGCGATGGTGGAGTTGCCCCTGTTTACCTGTTAGCATGTATTTTTGTCAAGAACAGCGGGGGCATACTTACGCGATGACATCGATGCTCTGCCAGGATCCAGAGTGATCGGTGTAGTTATACTCCTTGCCGGTGTGGAAATCATGCACCCGGACGCTCTGGAGGACCATGGTGAAAGGAGCTTTCGAGTAGTCCACCAGACCACCGGCCCACTCGATCGTGCCCTGCGCATTCCCCTTGATACCAGCAGGCCAGATGCCATAACGAATGTTGCAAGGAGTCTGCGGGTAATACTTGCCGGCCCCCTGAGAATCTTCATATGTCAAGGTCCGGGCGAGCTTGCCGTCAATCCACCACTCCAGCTTCTCTTGGGTCCAGTACGTGGTGTAGTTGTGGAATTCCGTGTCGGCATTGGGGACATAGTGGTAGCCGCCGCGGTTGAAGGTCTCATTGTTACCCTTGCCGAAATAGTTGGACTGGACCTCGCTGGTGTTGTAACCCACCCATTCCCAGTCAATCTCATCCAGGTCGTCAGACTGCAGCACGATACTGCTGATGATACCGGCGCCCTTGGCCATCTTGACGTGGGACTCGACAATACCGAAGAAGATGTAAAAGTTTGACTGCATCGTAGGCGATTGGTTCTCGCCTGTGATGGTGAATTCGGTTCCTTCGTCGGTGTGCGACAGGACTCCATTGGTGACATTCCAGATGGTATCGTCGAGAGTCTTGTTGAAAGTGAATGTAGTGTTGATACCCAGGGCTTGATCGGGCGGACAGGTCGTCGTCAGAGGGTTGCACGATGTCCATGTCTGAGCGGTCACCGAACAGATGCTGGCCACGAAGAGGGCCACAAGGTAAAGGAGCGACATGATGGGGTTTTAGAAGGATCTCTCTCTAGATCGGTCGGTAATGAGCAATGTATGTAGATCCCATGTAAAGCTGAAGAGAGCCAGCCAGCCAAACAGGCCCGAACGTGTGTATATGCTTCAGCAGAAGCTCAACGAGACGGGGGGGGAACTTTATGTGGGAGTTCGAGGACAGTAAAGAGCGACAGAATCCGGATGAAGGAATGGACGTGCGATCAAGTCGCACGAGGAATCTTCAGCCCACCGGGCAAGTAGAAGAACACTTACTATACGGGGTAGAGCACAAAGGAAGAGAACGACAGGATCCGGAGGGGGAAATCCGAGACGAacagaggagagaaagaccGGAGACGGGCATGACCAGAAGACTAGTCGGTTTAGTATATTAAAAACGGAGGGACTAAATTTATTAACATCAGCCACTTTCCTCCTGCCGCAGAGTCCGGCAACCTTGGCGAGTCTCATCTGCACTAGTTAACATCTTTGCAGACTCAAACTACACACTGCATCCAGCGGTGCAGCTATCGTGTGTGATGCTATGAAAAATACTTTGTGAAGCTGGTTTCAGGGGTAAAACTCGACCGCAATTGACCAAACAGCTGCTCTTGGACAGTGGGGCCGAGCAACGATCTAGTCGTTTTTGAGGTAAGTTTCCCTGCACCGCTAGCCCGATCTGGCAAGTAGCTTTCTTCGTGTCTGGCAGATTGTTCCTGAGCCTTGCCGAATGCGGCATGGTCTATTACGCTTTGGGTTTTCTCTCAATTGCAGAgcaatgattggctgatagTACACCTCTACTGCTCACGGGAGAGCAGGCTAAACCCTGCCAAGTAGTAAAAGTGGTGGCTCGCAGGTCGGGTGTTTGGTTATTTGCCAAGGTAAGGACCTACCTGTATGGTGTTTGTGATGTACGATTAGGGAGGCAACACTTGAATAATCCTCTAGAGCACTGGTAACTGTCCAGAATATTAATGATGATGCCTAGGGATTTCTGTCTCGGGTAAATTGATTGATCTCATGGTCTGTGGACTGTCCCGTTTCCGGTGATGCGAGTTGAGTCTGTGCCTGGCTCCACGCTCGAGTCATATTCCTAGAATCCCACCTAAATTAGATGTTTTCCTATGTAAACTGAGTAATGTGACGATGGTGGCTATCACAAACTCAAGGGATATATTTAGAAGGGATCCATTCTGTCAATAGTTCAGGAGATGTTCAGCATACTCAGTAGATCTCCTGTTCCATATGCAATAGGAGATCGCTTTCTAATAGCCATGGTCCACTTAATGCCTTGGATTGAATGCCGTAAAGAACCATAGGCCAATATATATCAAACAAATGACCTTGATGTGTATTACATTttacatacggagtactatcaCAGACAGTTCGCCATAGACATTTGTACTACCCTGTACAACACATCCGTAACATATCAGTTCGTTAAAATCAATCCCAACTCCAATCCCAGTAATCCAATCATATCTtatccatcttctcatcatctcatGACAGGATCGTCCCTCATGATCATTACACATACAATCATACCCGATCGTCGCAAACAGATGCCAAAACACCTGCTATACTCCTAATTCAGATATACCTTGGCCGGGCGCCGAATGTCCTCCCGGTATCTCCGCGAACGGCTCGGCTTATCGACGTAGTCCACATAAGACGGACTACTCCGGCTTCGACGATGCGTCGAGCGCACCTCTGTCCCTCCTCCCCCGCTGTATCCATGATCGGGCTCCCCACCGCCCCAAGCGCCAGGCAACGAGCAGACCCGAAAGAGCCAGATAAGCAGCAAGGTGCCGACGATGGAGCCGATGACAATTCCTGCAATGCCACCGCCTGAGATGCTATTGGGGCAATTGCAGTTGTCAGATGAGGAGGTGGGTTGCCGGGCTTGGAGGATGTTGGACAGAACAGGTGCCTATGTGAGGGTCAGCGACGCTGCATCCATGGTTCCGTAACTCGGGCCGTTGCGGAGTGATCCAGAGATGAGGAGGCAAACAACTTACCATGTTATGAATTGTGATATTTGATATAAGTTATCAAATACAGAGGCGAGAATGGTCCAATCGATGACTTTCCTTCATAAGCGTCGGGATGGCGGCGTATAGTCTAGATGCCGGCCAAGGATCTTGAAGCGAATGAGCTGAGAATTGCTCTCAACTCAAAGAAACGAGAGACGGACAACTCagggagagggaagagtCGCATAACCACAGAATGAGCTGAATAGAAGATGGGATAGAGGGATGATGCCCCCATCGTTCAAATACCCGATTGTCCCGCGCTGACGTCAATCGCACGTCTTCCTGGACAAGCGGGAAAAAGAGGCGATCAACATCTTCCATGTACCTTTTAGCCCGCACCGGATCTGGAAACTGGGAAATCCTCCATCTACGGTTACCAATGAGCGCGAGCATTGTTTGATTTGGCTTGAATTGGCGCGGAAGACTGGCTCTCTGCCTTACCATCTCTCACGTGGAGAGGGGCTCTCGGCTCTCCTGTCAATTATGCTATCACTCGCAGTCGGAGGAGAGTACTGTCAAAAGTCTGTTGTGCATTGCATTAGACTACTGCCAGACTCTTAGGACTTAATCGTGTACCTGGTATGATCTTTGAtttcctctctctctccaaTGCCGAGACTCGAGTCTCGATGCATGTGATGACTCTACTTCCCTCGAAGCATCAGACACTAAAACCGTCCACCGCGCCAGTGACGAAATGCATCACACAATGCGATCTAACGACAGACTCAACAGGCTGTCTTTACTTTCATTATCTGATCAAGCAGAACCATTCTGCTGTGttgtattttttttttttttttttttttttttttttaagCATTACAGGTACATGATCATTATTGGACAATTGGAACCGAATCTAGAAGGGAACATACGAAGCCCTGTGACAAAATGCTTCGCTGATACTGATCCACATCGCCCCtagccatcttcttcgttaAAATGACAATAACAAAGCAGACATAAGGCTAAAGAAACCGTTTACATTAAGCACTTGAGCGGTAGTCTAATGTCAGGTAAGGAGTGTGGACCTTTCTGGCTCTATGAAAGGTCAGGCGAGGTCTTGTGAGCCAGCCCTAAGGAGACAAACTCATACACGCAATCTCACGGCAGCTTGCATTTGCACATATCCTGGCGACGGTGGCACGCTTCCCTTCTCTCAGTTTTTCATCACAGAACCTAATTCAGACTCGATAGTCCTTCCCTGGACCATAAGATCACCATGCTCGAACCACTTCTTTGCCCACTCTTCCCCATTGATTTTGACGCTTTGCACATAATAGTACCTGGTCTTACCCGTCGCTTCAATCCCAGTGTCTGGTTCCCGTTGACCGTCATGTTCAGCTCAGGAAACCAGGGCGATATACTCCGGTAGACTGGTTGACTGGCCAAGGGGTAGTGGCCAAGCATCTGCCACACAAGCCAGGAGTTCATGGCGCCTGCATCGCTGTTTCCTGGAACTCCGTAGGGAGTTTCCTTGAAGCTGCACTTCAATATGGTCAGCTGCTGTCGAGTAGATCGAACAACGCGAATCACTCACGATTGCAGTGCCAGGCTACTGGACATTTGAACGCTCTTCGCTTATTTGCTAATATACAACGGTAGCACATGCCAATTATTCATCAGAGTTGTTATAACCGCGCCGTTTGTACAAGGTTCTGAACTGACACGCTGGGTTTGAACTACGCAACATCAACACAATCCTCAAGCAGTCTTCTCGACCGTGCCCACTATAGTGTCTAGCGGAGCCTCAAAAGTCTCTAGGGCGCCCATAAAGTCGATCAAGGTCTCATATCGTGCGGAATAACaagagtactctgtagttaTAGTCAGTATGGACCTGAAGACGGGATGCTAGGTAGACTTACCCCATGGTACGCCTTCAAAGCTATGCGATTGCCACTCGCACTCGTAACAATACATTGGGTCATATGCGCTATTGTTGAACGTGCCGTTCGAAAACTTCGGGTCTAGTAACTCAGTGACGTTCAAACTCTCCTTCAGGATTCCAGAGTGTCTGCCACCCCGCTGACCCATTCAGATACTTTGCGCCAGAGCGGATTGTCCCCCGTCCGGTTAGAGGGCATCGGATGCATGAAATACAGCGAGCTGTAGAGCAGCCGCACGTGGGCCATGTTTGCAGTATGGTCAAGGGGCACCTGGGTCTTGCTGAGGACCTTCTTATTCCATTGCTCAACGGCGTCTTTGACGGTGTCAGTGAGCCTCCACGAGGGAATCTCGGACCTGATAAACGACCGAGCCCTGTCGGACGACATCAACGAGATACCAATCAGTGAAGTGATCTCTGATTTTGCCTTCTCCTCCTAGCTAAAAAGAGCGTCAACACGCTCATTCATAGCCCCGGTGTTGCTTTATTTAGGACTATACCGTATATTGACTTTCCTACATCACCAACGAAAGTCTGGTTTCGTGGTATGGACTCTGTATTTACTCCAGCGAGAGTCCGAGCCATTGTAGGCTCCAGTGAGAGACATCCACAACCACACGCTTCTCACCCTGAGGAAACGAGTAGTGAACAATATTGGAGTGACTGGAAGCAGAAAGCTCTACCTGAGTACTGTTCTGCAGCTGGGACTTGTAATGGCCTACACTGGCCGGATCTTGACCAACTCTGGGCTGACTGTACGTGAGATTATCCAGGATGTTCACAGTAGTAAAGAATGACGACCGGGCTTCGAGCAAATCACATACTTATTGCGGTCACATTGCCACCAGGCGTCCATCCGCCGTTCAGTACCGCAATGCTCCGGTTTGCGGCCGTCGTGTCTGTTCCCAATTTGACCATTCCGAAGGGCCGCGCACCTCCAACGAAGATATCGCCTCCTCCGTAGCCTTTGCACGAAAAAGGGCGTTCTAACCCCATTAGAGCATTTACATACTGGGTGTAATCGATAGACGACGATGCAGAAGCCGTCGCTGCCAAAGCCAAAAGCCAGTGAAGGGGTTGACTGACAAGAAGTCGCACGATTTGAGACATATCTTCCAATTGTAATGTGTCATATACCTAAACTATAACAATTCCCTTGCCGAGGACGAGAGATCCAATCTAATAACGTTCATAAAGTCAGAGGAGAGAGCCTCCATATATAGCGCTGGGCGCCGCATATCCTTCAGCGAAAGAGGAATGTCAACCGGACGCAGATCATTCTGAATCAGAGGCCATGACCGAGAATAACACCGCATCAATTGGGGAACCAAGCATTGGtctttcatcatcaacctgcgGGGTAAGAGATGATTAACCAAACCATATCCTAATATCGACAACACGAGGCTATAGTTGGTTGTTCTTCTGAATTAAACCTTCGAGAAACGGGTGGTGAGGACCGACCGGAGAAACTATACGTTTCTGTATGGTTCTTCCGGTCGACCGCCGCACAGCAGAAACAGACATCCCAAAAAACCCACCAAAAAAAGAACATCCCGCTATAGGTAGCGATCACGATAAACTCGCCCTCATTGCCACCGTCTGTGCCAGCTGcacctcctcatcttctcttctccctACCTGCACACGACGACTTAACAAAATGGGTGTCGCTTTTGACAAGTGTGATACGCGGCCGGCGCATATCGATGCCATCCTCAACGGCCTGGACAGATACAACCCCGAGACTACCACAGTATTCCAAGACTATGTTGTCCAGCAATGCGAAGAGCGCACATTCGACTGCTACGCCAACCTGGCTCTGCTGAAGCTGTGAGTTTTTATCTCTTGTTGTTGCCGAACACCGCGCTTGTCCTGGATCCCTCATCGCGGGGGTGTTCAGATCGCATGGGACGAATGATGAACAACCTTGTTTTTCTTCATAATCACGTTTCCTATTACCTGACATCCCTCTGGGATGAATGTCGAGAACAAGCAATACATTCCTGAAAGCAAAAAACTGTCCCATTCAGCTAGCTTTATCGCCAGACTTAGTCATATACTCCCGTTA contains the following coding sequences:
- a CDS encoding carboxylesterase/lipase family protein yields the protein MPPFAFKGLALIALGTAVAQAQLWNQIIQTNYGPVQGFKYFNESTLERFFGVSESNVTAFLGIPFAADTGYQNRWKPPQPREPWNETLKATRFGPRCPTGESSYISEDCLSLNLWTNAGSADAKLPVMVWNQGSDETSDQSWWYGGGMALKDVILITFNRRDDVFGYLAHPDLNAEGLAVTGHNTSGNYGVLDQLEVLKWVKKNIADFGGDPDRVVVAGQSFGSSQVYHAVNSPLFKGYFHGGISQSGIRYPYDPLLAGLATSYVNMSTALIHGADYMAAHNASSIAELRTLSMEELLVGSQDRVNSTWISWVTALSAGYPLIFKPVLDNYVLPSKYIETLLNGPANDVPVITGNTKDESGASPSTNYTVEEYENYTSHKYGDLYNRYIKLYPDNGNQSTADQSWNAAARDASLVGSWAYATEWYKAASAPFYTYYWTHAPPGQNQGAFHQSEIMYALNALYANADQYPFTEADYEIQEKMSAYWANFAKTLDPNKGGSYKGKGVLPHWSPNSPNGTQVVMELGNAFANVPIAKREQVEFLMEWYHRQIPY
- a CDS encoding CAIB/BAIF family enzyme; its protein translation is MASAQSESQSVPDRTSFTARDSVEYIWKHLGLPAESLDALDLKGSGPGLPSSFKIADLAQASVGLSALLAAQIYALRTASPVPTVTVPRQHAIIEFKSERLYTLAGQPAQNLWGPLSGLHKTSDGHVRVHDGFPNHSNGAKAVLRCPPSADRAAVSSAIAPWRSVDLETAAFDAGCVISALRSYAQWDATPQARAVADLPILLRRIGDAPPGLPPSMRSAPTDKCLRGLRVLELSRVIATPLSGKTLAAHGADVLWVTSPNLPDLPPIDREFGRGKRTIQIDLDAAEGEAELWRLIDDAHVFVQGFRPGALAARGFSPETLAARAAAQGRGIVCTNLSAYGPTGPWRARRGFDSLVQTCSGMNVSEAEHYGAGEAGRAAPCQVLDHAAGYFLAAGVEAAVYRQATEGGSWVVDVSLAGVMKYLRSLGQYEGRTGFDEGRDYVSLADVPEGYLETRQTGFGEMTFVRHSAAVEGVEVGWDVMPKPLGSDEKRWLL
- the crh3 gene encoding glycoside hydrolase family 16 protein; protein product: MSLLYLVALFVASICSVTAQTWTSCNPLTTTCPPDQALGINTTFTFNKTLDDTIWNVTNGVLSHTDEGTEFTITGENQSPTMQSNFYIFFGIVESHVKMAKGAGIISSIVLQSDDLDEIDWEWVGYNTSEVQSNYFGKGNNETFNRGGYHYVPNADTEFHNYTTYWTQEKLEWWIDGKLARTLTYEDSQGAGKYYPQTPCNIRYGIWPAGIKGNAQGTIEWAGGLVDYSKAPFTMVLQSVRVHDFHTGKEYNYTDHSGSWQSIDVIAGNSTIANAIQNPPKSLSEKWAELPTGAKAGVYIGAGCVGAALLAGFIFFFIAQRKKGRLEHALEDAKWANERTEMSTFQNDWKQSEWKHKGYQPVN